Proteins encoded by one window of Kribbella flavida DSM 17836:
- a CDS encoding intradiol ring-cleavage dioxygenase translates to MTPPHEHDLGLVHDLGTLRRRNVLRLLAGAGLAAVAGCATDDTPSSTPSATTGTPTQSPGSTASAGCVEKISEETAGPFPGDGTNGPNVLTESGIVRSDLTRSFGSASGVAEGVPLTVELVVQDATKCSPLQGAAVYVWHCDAQGRYSLYSEGAENENYLRGVQAADANGKVTFTTVFPAAYQGRWPHLHFEVYASLSEATAAGKISATSQLALPTDACEAVYATSGYDGSARNLSGTSLRDDNVFGEDEGVSQLATVTGSVQDGYRARLTVGV, encoded by the coding sequence ATGACACCGCCGCACGAGCACGACCTGGGCCTGGTCCACGACCTCGGCACACTGCGCCGCCGCAACGTCCTGCGCCTGCTGGCCGGTGCCGGTCTGGCCGCCGTGGCCGGCTGTGCCACCGACGACACCCCGAGCAGCACCCCGTCCGCCACCACCGGTACGCCGACGCAGAGTCCGGGCTCCACCGCGTCGGCCGGGTGTGTCGAGAAGATCTCCGAGGAGACCGCCGGCCCGTTCCCTGGTGACGGCACCAACGGCCCGAACGTGCTGACGGAGTCCGGCATCGTCCGCAGCGACCTGACCAGGTCGTTCGGATCCGCGTCCGGCGTCGCCGAGGGAGTCCCGCTGACGGTCGAGCTCGTCGTCCAGGACGCGACGAAGTGCAGCCCGCTCCAGGGCGCCGCCGTCTACGTGTGGCACTGCGACGCGCAGGGCCGCTACTCGCTCTACTCCGAGGGAGCGGAGAACGAGAACTACCTGCGCGGCGTGCAGGCGGCCGACGCGAACGGCAAGGTCACCTTCACCACGGTCTTCCCAGCGGCGTACCAGGGCCGCTGGCCGCACCTCCACTTCGAGGTCTACGCGTCGCTGTCCGAGGCGACCGCCGCGGGCAAGATCAGCGCGACGTCCCAGCTGGCCCTGCCGACCGATGCCTGCGAGGCCGTCTACGCCACCAGCGGCTACGACGGCAGCGCGCGGAACCTGTCCGGTACGTCGTTGCGGGACGACAACGTGTTCGGCGAGGACGAGGGCGTCAGCCAGCTCGCGACGGTCACCGGAAGCGTCCAGGACGGCTACCGGGCACGTCTCACCGTGGGCGTGTAG
- a CDS encoding tRNA (adenine-N1)-methyltransferase: MSDVREFPDVAFSGVHHGPLQPGEWITLSDSKGRRHSVFLERGKIFHTTKGGIAHDELIDGPDAVTIRSKGGVEYLALRPLMADYSVSMPRGAQVIYPKDTAQIVTMADIFPGAKVVEAGAGSGALTTALLRAVGIHGQVISFERREDFAEVARKNVTGFFGGEHPAWRLEVGDLVEKLAETEVDRVVLDMLAPWECVDAVAAALAPGGVFCAYVATTTQLSRFVETLRAHGEFTEPRAWESLVRDWHVEGLAVRPGHRMQGHTAFLVTARRMAPGVKAPLKKRRPAPGAYGDDYSGPRRADAPAPESAQDTP, encoded by the coding sequence ATGTCTGACGTTCGTGAGTTTCCTGACGTGGCGTTCTCCGGGGTCCACCACGGGCCGTTGCAGCCGGGGGAGTGGATCACCCTGTCCGACTCCAAGGGCCGCCGGCACTCGGTCTTCCTGGAGCGCGGCAAGATCTTCCACACCACCAAGGGCGGGATCGCGCACGACGAGCTGATCGACGGCCCGGACGCGGTCACGATCCGGTCCAAGGGCGGCGTCGAGTACCTCGCCCTGCGCCCGTTGATGGCCGACTACTCGGTCTCGATGCCGCGCGGCGCGCAGGTGATCTATCCCAAGGACACCGCCCAGATCGTGACGATGGCCGACATCTTCCCCGGCGCGAAGGTGGTCGAGGCCGGCGCCGGGTCCGGCGCGCTGACCACCGCGCTGCTGCGGGCGGTCGGCATCCACGGCCAGGTCATCTCGTTCGAGCGGCGGGAGGACTTCGCCGAGGTGGCGCGCAAGAACGTCACCGGCTTCTTCGGCGGCGAGCACCCGGCCTGGCGGCTCGAGGTCGGCGACCTGGTCGAGAAGCTGGCCGAGACCGAGGTGGACCGGGTCGTGCTGGACATGCTGGCGCCCTGGGAGTGCGTGGACGCCGTCGCGGCCGCCCTGGCCCCGGGCGGGGTGTTCTGCGCGTACGTCGCCACCACGACCCAGCTGAGCCGTTTCGTGGAGACGCTGCGGGCGCACGGCGAGTTCACCGAGCCGCGCGCCTGGGAGTCCCTGGTGCGGGACTGGCACGTCGAGGGACTGGCCGTCCGGCCGGGCCACCGGATGCAGGGCCACACCGCGTTCCTGGTCACCGCACGGCGGATGGCGCCCGGCGTCAAGGCGCCGCTGAAGAAGCGCCGGCCGGCCCCTGGGGCGTACGGCGACGACTACTCCGGACCTCGCCGAGCCGACGCCCCGGCGCCCGAATCTGCGCAGGACACGCCCTGA
- a CDS encoding ABC transporter ATP-binding protein: MSLRVESAHKTFRAHSGARVVALDGVDVTAADDELLVVVGPSGSGKSTLLRAVAGLETLDAGRVVIGDRDVTGVPAARRDVAMVFQEGALFPHLSVAANIGIGERARGGRRRDVDVRVREVAGALGVEHLLRRMPGELSGGERQRVALARVLVRAPAVCLLDEPLASVDAELRLRMRGEIRAVQRSLGVPMVHVTHDQFEAMAMGDRVAVMDGGRVLQCDRPEMVYDRPATTAVARIVGPLPMNLLPAAVGVVVGIRPERVRLRVGEEDEGGAGRIGSVISVEPAGEECLVRVLADGELLARLPWPAAPKVGERVSVAWRPEDEHHFDAATGRRR, encoded by the coding sequence ATGAGCCTGCGGGTCGAGTCCGCGCACAAGACGTTCCGGGCCCACTCCGGAGCTCGGGTCGTCGCCCTGGACGGCGTCGACGTGACCGCGGCGGACGACGAGCTCCTGGTGGTGGTGGGACCGTCGGGGTCGGGCAAGTCGACGCTGCTGCGCGCCGTCGCCGGGCTGGAGACCCTCGACGCCGGACGGGTCGTGATCGGCGACCGGGACGTCACCGGCGTACCGGCCGCTCGGCGCGACGTGGCGATGGTGTTCCAGGAGGGTGCCCTGTTCCCGCACCTCAGCGTCGCGGCGAACATCGGCATCGGCGAGCGCGCCCGGGGCGGCCGGCGCCGCGACGTCGACGTCCGGGTCCGCGAGGTGGCCGGTGCGCTCGGCGTCGAGCACCTGCTCCGGCGGATGCCGGGTGAGCTCAGCGGCGGCGAGCGGCAACGGGTCGCGCTGGCACGGGTGCTGGTCCGGGCGCCCGCGGTCTGCCTGCTCGACGAGCCCCTCGCTTCGGTCGACGCCGAGCTGCGGCTGCGGATGCGCGGCGAGATCCGCGCGGTGCAGCGGTCGCTCGGGGTACCGATGGTGCACGTGACCCACGACCAGTTCGAGGCGATGGCGATGGGGGACCGGGTCGCGGTGATGGACGGCGGCCGGGTGCTGCAGTGCGACCGGCCCGAGATGGTGTACGACCGGCCCGCCACGACGGCGGTGGCCCGGATCGTCGGCCCCCTGCCGATGAACCTGCTGCCCGCGGCCGTCGGAGTGGTCGTGGGAATCCGGCCCGAGCGGGTTCGGCTCCGGGTCGGCGAGGAGGACGAGGGCGGGGCCGGACGGATCGGCTCGGTGATCTCGGTCGAGCCTGCGGGGGAGGAGTGCCTGGTCCGGGTGCTGGCGGACGGGGAACTGCTTGCCCGGCTGCCGTGGCCGGCGGCGCCCAAGGTCGGCGAGCGGGTGTCCGTGGCCTGGCGCCCGGAGGACGAGCACCACTTCGACGCCGCCACCGGCCGCCGCCGATGA
- a CDS encoding M50 family metallopeptidase, whose product MSEPREPHNPAQSAGPPPPGTWVLGRVRGIQLTMRFTWLPVAILLALGFSAIIGQQFPYLAGGWRYVAAFAFVVAFTLSVLLHELAHALMALRFKISVTEINLGFFAAGTHIEGERKSPLEEFAISVIGPIASLLVGGAAYLGSRALDEGVAYVVVVQLAVANLIVGVTNLLPGLPLDGGWVLRAFVWKLTGNMHTGTIAAAWAGRVIAIAVLAAPVILEEVFGRNPTLIDFVVALAVGFFLWMGSTASLMQARLKRKLPALQVRALARRAIAVHAGTPVSEAVRRAAEAQAGAVVVIDGDGKPHALVKEAAVTAVAPNQRPWTTVGEVATRISAGHIIGVNDTGEEILGTLRKNPASEYLVLDTHGQVYGVLATADVEQAFRSR is encoded by the coding sequence ATGTCAGAGCCGCGTGAACCTCACAACCCCGCCCAGTCGGCCGGCCCACCACCGCCCGGTACCTGGGTTCTCGGCCGTGTCCGCGGGATCCAGCTGACGATGCGCTTCACCTGGTTGCCGGTGGCGATCCTGCTGGCGCTCGGCTTCTCGGCGATCATCGGGCAGCAGTTTCCGTACCTGGCGGGTGGCTGGCGCTACGTCGCGGCCTTCGCCTTCGTGGTCGCCTTCACCCTGTCGGTGCTGCTGCACGAGCTCGCGCACGCGCTGATGGCACTGCGGTTCAAGATCTCCGTCACCGAGATCAACCTCGGCTTCTTCGCGGCCGGCACGCACATCGAGGGCGAGCGCAAGTCGCCGCTGGAGGAGTTCGCCATCTCGGTGATCGGCCCGATCGCCTCGCTGCTGGTCGGCGGCGCGGCGTACCTGGGGTCGCGGGCGCTCGACGAGGGCGTCGCGTACGTCGTGGTCGTGCAGCTCGCCGTGGCGAACCTGATCGTCGGCGTCACCAACTTGCTGCCCGGCCTGCCGCTGGACGGCGGCTGGGTGCTGCGGGCCTTCGTCTGGAAGCTGACCGGCAACATGCACACCGGCACGATCGCCGCGGCCTGGGCCGGCCGGGTGATCGCGATCGCGGTACTGGCCGCGCCGGTGATCCTGGAGGAGGTCTTCGGCCGGAACCCGACGCTGATCGACTTCGTGGTCGCGCTCGCGGTCGGCTTCTTCCTCTGGATGGGGTCCACCGCCTCGCTGATGCAGGCCCGGCTGAAGCGCAAGCTGCCGGCCCTCCAGGTCCGCGCGCTCGCCCGCCGCGCGATCGCCGTGCACGCCGGCACCCCGGTCTCCGAGGCGGTCCGCCGGGCAGCGGAGGCGCAGGCCGGCGCGGTCGTCGTGATCGACGGCGACGGCAAGCCGCACGCGCTGGTCAAGGAGGCGGCCGTCACCGCCGTCGCCCCGAACCAGCGGCCCTGGACCACCGTCGGCGAGGTCGCCACCCGGATCAGCGCCGGCCACATCATCGGCGTCAACGACACCGGCGAGGAGATCCTCGGCACCCTGCGCAAGAACCCCGCCTCGGAGTACCTGGTGCTGGACACCCACGGCCAGGTGTACGGCGTCCTGGCCACCGCCGACGTCGAGCAGGCCTTCCGCAGCCGCTGA
- a CDS encoding carbohydrate ABC transporter permease has product MSAVFLAPLVVMVLGSLQRPLQPPPDGLDLWPNPAEWSNYSTVPRFMPLARLLLNSLLLVVVAVPITVVVTSMAGLAIVMARGRLRRALIGLSVFMLLVPAAALWVPRVVLLRAAGLADTPLTVALLALAGTTPFYVLLFALACSRIPGALLEAATLEGLSPYRVWRQVALPLTRPAVVAVAALSGLFYWSTFMDPLTLVSSPANWPVALGLRSLSEMEAALYPIYLAAAVVVTAPALVAFAVGQRSFFASVERR; this is encoded by the coding sequence GTGTCCGCCGTCTTTCTCGCGCCGCTGGTGGTGATGGTGCTCGGCTCGCTGCAGCGGCCGCTGCAGCCTCCGCCGGACGGCCTGGACCTGTGGCCGAACCCGGCCGAGTGGTCGAACTACTCGACCGTGCCGCGGTTCATGCCGCTGGCCCGCCTGCTGCTGAACTCGCTGCTGCTCGTCGTGGTGGCCGTTCCGATCACCGTGGTCGTCACCTCGATGGCCGGGCTCGCGATCGTGATGGCGCGGGGCCGGCTGCGCCGTGCGCTGATCGGTCTCTCGGTCTTCATGCTGCTCGTGCCCGCCGCGGCGCTCTGGGTGCCGCGAGTGGTCCTGCTGCGCGCCGCCGGCCTCGCCGACACCCCGCTCACCGTCGCCCTGCTCGCGCTCGCCGGTACGACGCCGTTCTACGTGCTGCTGTTCGCGCTGGCTTGTTCACGCATCCCCGGAGCGCTGCTCGAAGCGGCGACGCTGGAGGGGCTGAGCCCGTACCGCGTGTGGCGGCAGGTGGCGCTCCCGCTGACCCGCCCGGCGGTGGTTGCGGTCGCGGCGCTGTCCGGGCTGTTCTACTGGTCCACGTTCATGGATCCGTTGACCCTCGTGTCGTCGCCCGCCAACTGGCCGGTGGCGCTGGGACTACGGAGCCTCAGCGAGATGGAGGCCGCTCTGTACCCGATCTACCTCGCCGCCGCGGTCGTGGTGACCGCGCCGGCCCTGGTCGCGTTCGCCGTCGGCCAGCGGTCCTTCTTCGCCTCGGTGGAGCGCCGGTGA
- a CDS encoding WD40/YVTN/BNR-like repeat-containing protein, whose product MALRKIPVVPIVAAVALAALVGPSSLSADGPGAGASAALAETSTANPVGAEEWMYLQRANADGSIPAAAVDQAIAQSNQLGVAAKGSPSTDQVWSGLGPSNIGGRIRDVAADPTTKDVVYIATGTGGLWRSKDGGATFATAWDDQLPQSMGAVAVDSRGVVWAGTGEPDHGGGSAYYGKGIYKSADDGATWTNLGLRDGDTIGQIVIDPRNDNRVFVAVMGALHDTQPTRGLFMTENGGQSWTRVIVPGSASTGAIDVSINQKNPDIMLATTWDKIRDEKSRIYGKHSYLYRSTDGGRTWTNIHRPPLPQSVDVEGQPNTATYVGRMGVDFSDSDPNRAYLISSTAGGNFNGFFTSADAGATWTAVGPTSGGTLQSISGGFAWWFGRVYVDPADPQHVFVAGVSLAESKDGGLTWTTSQTPHADQHGLEWDPFTPGKVFLGNDGGFYWSTQNGAARGLWAKTPHLPVTQFYAMDVSMQDSRRLNAGSQDNGSLKSWAADNTVNGDWFGFVGGDGMMNRIDPANDRKYYGCSQNGGCRGFVDNTGYSMTIPGARKNWVAPLEFAADTRYLFGGSEYVSRINTDAGQRVWQRISPDLTEGTEPRAPGFGTVTALGTTPADANLVYAGTDSGLMWVSRNAMAAPDQVTWEKLQSPVFPGRWVTRITVDPQDPQVAWASFSGWRSGDGYPHLVMTRDGGRTWADIAGKKIPQAPVNDVIRHPSKKSWLFIATDVGVFRTTNLGKTWVKVGANLPLVPINDIDLPAGSSTLYAATYGRSIWTTSLADAD is encoded by the coding sequence GTGGCCCTGCGCAAGATTCCTGTCGTCCCGATCGTCGCCGCGGTGGCGCTCGCCGCCCTCGTCGGTCCCAGTTCTCTGTCCGCCGACGGTCCCGGCGCCGGTGCGTCGGCCGCGCTCGCGGAGACCTCCACCGCCAACCCCGTCGGCGCGGAGGAGTGGATGTACCTCCAGCGCGCCAACGCCGACGGTTCGATCCCGGCCGCGGCGGTCGACCAGGCGATCGCCCAGTCCAACCAGTTGGGTGTCGCGGCGAAGGGTTCGCCGAGCACCGACCAGGTCTGGTCCGGCCTCGGCCCGAGCAACATCGGCGGCCGCATCCGCGACGTCGCCGCCGACCCGACCACCAAGGACGTCGTCTACATCGCCACCGGGACCGGTGGCCTGTGGCGGTCCAAGGACGGCGGCGCGACCTTCGCCACCGCGTGGGACGACCAGCTGCCCCAGTCGATGGGTGCCGTCGCGGTCGACTCGCGCGGCGTCGTCTGGGCCGGCACCGGCGAGCCCGACCACGGCGGCGGCTCGGCGTACTACGGCAAGGGCATCTACAAGTCGGCCGACGACGGCGCGACCTGGACCAACCTGGGCCTGCGCGACGGCGACACGATCGGCCAGATCGTGATCGACCCTCGCAACGACAACCGGGTGTTCGTCGCCGTGATGGGCGCCTTGCACGACACGCAGCCGACTCGCGGCCTGTTCATGACCGAGAACGGCGGCCAGAGCTGGACCCGCGTCATCGTCCCGGGCAGCGCGTCCACCGGTGCCATCGACGTCAGCATCAACCAGAAGAACCCCGACATCATGCTCGCCACCACCTGGGACAAGATCCGCGACGAGAAGTCGCGCATCTACGGCAAGCACTCCTACCTGTACCGCTCGACCGACGGCGGCCGGACCTGGACGAACATCCACCGGCCGCCGCTGCCGCAGAGCGTGGACGTCGAGGGCCAGCCGAACACCGCGACGTACGTCGGCCGGATGGGCGTCGACTTCAGCGACAGCGACCCCAACCGCGCGTACCTGATCTCCAGCACGGCCGGCGGCAATTTCAACGGCTTCTTCACCAGCGCGGACGCCGGCGCGACGTGGACCGCGGTCGGCCCGACCAGCGGGGGCACCCTGCAGTCCATCAGCGGCGGGTTCGCCTGGTGGTTCGGCCGCGTGTACGTCGACCCGGCCGATCCGCAGCATGTCTTCGTCGCCGGTGTCAGTCTCGCCGAGAGCAAGGACGGCGGCCTGACCTGGACGACGTCGCAGACTCCGCACGCCGACCAGCACGGACTGGAGTGGGACCCGTTCACGCCCGGCAAGGTCTTCCTGGGCAACGACGGCGGCTTCTACTGGTCCACCCAGAACGGCGCCGCCCGCGGGCTGTGGGCCAAGACCCCGCACCTGCCGGTGACGCAGTTCTACGCGATGGACGTCTCGATGCAGGACAGCCGGCGGCTCAACGCGGGCTCGCAGGACAACGGCTCGCTGAAGTCCTGGGCCGCCGACAACACCGTCAACGGCGACTGGTTCGGCTTCGTCGGTGGCGACGGGATGATGAACCGGATCGACCCGGCCAACGACCGCAAGTACTACGGCTGCTCGCAGAACGGCGGCTGCCGCGGCTTCGTCGACAACACCGGCTACAGCATGACGATCCCGGGCGCGCGGAAGAACTGGGTCGCGCCGCTGGAGTTCGCCGCCGACACCCGGTACCTGTTCGGCGGCAGCGAGTACGTCAGCCGGATCAACACCGACGCCGGCCAGCGGGTCTGGCAGCGGATCAGCCCGGACCTGACCGAGGGCACCGAGCCGCGCGCCCCGGGCTTCGGCACGGTCACCGCGCTCGGTACGACGCCGGCCGACGCCAACCTGGTCTACGCCGGCACCGACAGCGGCCTGATGTGGGTCAGCCGCAACGCCATGGCCGCGCCGGACCAGGTGACCTGGGAAAAGCTGCAGAGCCCGGTCTTCCCGGGCCGCTGGGTCACCCGGATCACCGTCGACCCGCAGGACCCGCAGGTGGCCTGGGCGAGCTTCTCCGGCTGGCGCTCCGGTGACGGGTACCCGCACCTGGTGATGACCAGGGACGGCGGCCGCACCTGGGCCGACATCGCCGGCAAGAAGATCCCGCAGGCGCCGGTGAACGACGTCATCCGGCACCCCAGCAAGAAGTCCTGGCTGTTCATCGCCACCGACGTCGGCGTCTTCCGGACCACCAACCTGGGCAAGACCTGGGTCAAGGTGGGCGCGAACCTGCCGCTGGTTCCGATCAACGACATCGACCTCCCGGCCGGCAGTTCCACCCTGTACGCCGCGACGTACGGCCGCAGCATCTGGACGACCTCGCTCGCGGACGCCGACTGA
- a CDS encoding carbohydrate ABC transporter permease — protein MDVRRPGARSPLAVPYLLGSLLLVLAPLVLAGALAFTDYYGFRAPEFSGVRNLVRLAGDRPFWDAVGVSALVALVVVPLRLLLAVGAALLLARRRGSLTTVGRAAAYLPSAIPDAAWALLWLWILNPLYGPLPALLGALGVPDPGFLTTSWGARLGLALVMAFQVGEAFTVALAARLAIPPQLHEAIEVEGGSAWFALTRVTLPVMAPILVVLAVRDVVVVVQNAFVPALLVTGGGPANATLTAPLLIYRRAFEYGELGYASTLSLTLLVLTGLAAALPLWIAARLATRQRGRR, from the coding sequence GTGGACGTGAGGCGGCCGGGGGCGCGGTCCCCGCTCGCCGTTCCTTACCTGCTGGGGTCGCTCCTGCTCGTGCTGGCCCCGCTCGTCCTGGCCGGCGCGCTGGCGTTCACCGATTACTACGGCTTCCGTGCCCCGGAGTTCAGCGGCGTCCGGAACCTCGTCCGGCTGGCCGGCGACCGGCCGTTCTGGGACGCGGTCGGAGTCAGCGCACTCGTCGCCCTGGTCGTTGTGCCGCTCCGACTACTCCTGGCGGTCGGGGCGGCCCTTCTGCTGGCCCGACGCCGCGGCTCGCTGACCACGGTCGGCCGAGCCGCGGCGTACCTGCCGTCAGCCATCCCGGACGCTGCCTGGGCCCTGCTCTGGCTTTGGATCCTGAACCCGCTGTACGGGCCTTTGCCGGCCCTGCTCGGTGCCCTCGGAGTCCCCGACCCCGGCTTCCTCACCACCTCGTGGGGAGCGAGACTCGGGCTGGCCCTGGTGATGGCGTTCCAGGTCGGTGAGGCGTTCACCGTCGCCCTCGCCGCCCGCCTGGCGATCCCGCCCCAGCTGCACGAGGCGATCGAGGTGGAGGGTGGGTCCGCATGGTTCGCGCTGACCCGGGTGACGCTGCCGGTGATGGCCCCGATCCTCGTCGTGCTCGCCGTCCGGGACGTGGTGGTCGTCGTGCAGAACGCGTTCGTGCCCGCCCTGCTGGTGACCGGCGGAGGCCCGGCCAACGCGACCCTCACCGCGCCGCTGCTGATCTACCGCCGGGCCTTCGAGTACGGCGAACTGGGCTACGCGAGCACGCTGTCCCTCACCCTGCTGGTGCTCACCGGCCTGGCCGCCGCGCTGCCGCTGTGGATCGCCGCCCGCCTGGCCACCCGGCAACGAGGCCGGCGGTAG
- a CDS encoding RecB family exonuclease, with product MSVAAAVDVPAHPRAALSPSRAADFMSCPLKYRFRVVDRLPEKPSAAAVRGTVVHAVLERLYDLPRGQRTLEQAALMLEPQWQRVLADEPEVAQLFEDDAEGTELAKWLAEAHQLLGKYFTLEDPNALEPAERELYVETELESGLTLRGYVDRLDVAPTGEIRVVDYKTGRSPSEFFEAKALFQMKFYALVLWRLRGVVPSMLQLVYLGNGEIVRYVPDEADLRACERKVGALWEAITRALESGDWRPSRGPLCAWCDHKALCPAWGGTPPPLPNRSMEEVAQESAGVDLVGVDG from the coding sequence ATGAGCGTTGCCGCCGCAGTCGACGTGCCCGCGCACCCGCGCGCGGCGCTGTCCCCTTCCCGGGCCGCCGATTTCATGAGCTGCCCGCTGAAGTACCGCTTCCGGGTCGTCGACCGGTTGCCGGAGAAGCCGTCGGCGGCCGCCGTCCGCGGCACCGTCGTGCACGCCGTGCTGGAGCGCTTGTACGACCTGCCGCGCGGCCAGCGCACGCTGGAGCAGGCCGCGCTGATGCTGGAGCCGCAGTGGCAGCGGGTGCTCGCCGACGAGCCCGAGGTGGCCCAGCTGTTCGAGGACGACGCCGAGGGCACGGAGCTGGCGAAGTGGCTGGCCGAGGCCCACCAGCTGCTCGGCAAGTACTTCACGCTCGAAGACCCCAACGCGCTGGAGCCCGCCGAGCGCGAGCTGTACGTGGAGACCGAGCTGGAGTCCGGCCTCACCCTGCGTGGGTACGTCGACCGCCTGGACGTCGCGCCGACCGGAGAGATCCGCGTCGTCGACTACAAGACCGGCCGCTCCCCGTCGGAGTTCTTCGAGGCCAAGGCGCTGTTCCAGATGAAGTTCTACGCACTGGTCCTGTGGCGGCTGCGCGGCGTCGTACCGTCGATGCTGCAGCTGGTCTATCTCGGCAACGGCGAGATCGTCCGTTACGTGCCCGACGAGGCCGACCTGCGCGCCTGCGAACGCAAGGTCGGGGCGTTGTGGGAGGCCATCACCCGAGCCCTCGAATCAGGCGACTGGCGCCCGAGCCGCGGCCCGTTGTGCGCATGGTGCGACCACAAGGCACTCTGCCCCGCCTGGGGCGGCACTCCACCACCGCTGCCGAACAGATCGATGGAAGAGGTCGCTCAGGAGTCGGCGGGCGTCGATCTGGTCGGCGTCGACGGGTAG
- a CDS encoding ABC transporter substrate-binding protein: MKARPAVRRPVGLAVLVLSGLLAITACSGEPGAAGDPRPPARITVQVGADPEEAAVYRSLVSAYQEAGGGEVDLVTVARGDHLTRLSTAFTSGAAPDVFLINYREYAPFVQRGAVAPAGPLLEQQGLKTADYYEQPLKAFSYNGALQCMPQNISSLVVYWNRALFRQAGVTPPKAGWSWAEFVATARALTKGSVKGVGIDPSITRMAPFIWSSGGSIVDDDAAPTRTTLHEPGARGALQAVVDLIGTGATPSKEQLAAQDVDEQFMTGKLAMFLSSRVEVPALREQRGLDFDVAGLPVLGKPASVLHSDAYCVASSSKHQDAAADFIAYAVGQQGQTITALGGRTVPSLRSVATSSAFLSPSRPPASSQVFLDAIPQLRHTPVTPSWPEVEDVIGNQLQRAFLDGVPLDEVLAAIRAQADPLLRRR; this comes from the coding sequence GTGAAGGCCCGGCCCGCAGTACGCCGTCCGGTCGGCCTCGCCGTGCTGGTCTTGTCGGGGCTGCTGGCGATCACAGCTTGCTCCGGTGAGCCGGGAGCGGCCGGCGACCCGAGGCCGCCCGCGCGGATCACCGTCCAGGTCGGGGCCGATCCGGAGGAAGCGGCGGTCTACCGCAGCCTCGTCTCGGCGTACCAGGAGGCGGGTGGGGGTGAGGTCGACCTCGTCACGGTGGCCCGCGGTGATCACCTGACGCGGCTGTCCACCGCCTTCACGTCGGGCGCCGCGCCGGACGTGTTCCTGATCAACTATCGCGAGTACGCGCCCTTCGTGCAGCGAGGAGCGGTGGCGCCGGCCGGCCCGCTGCTGGAGCAGCAAGGACTGAAGACCGCCGACTACTACGAGCAGCCGCTGAAGGCGTTCAGCTACAACGGCGCTCTGCAGTGCATGCCGCAGAACATCTCGTCGCTGGTCGTCTACTGGAACCGGGCCCTGTTCCGGCAGGCGGGAGTCACCCCGCCGAAGGCCGGCTGGAGCTGGGCCGAGTTCGTGGCGACCGCCCGGGCGCTGACCAAGGGGTCCGTGAAGGGCGTCGGCATCGACCCGTCGATCACCCGGATGGCGCCGTTCATCTGGAGCAGCGGCGGCAGCATCGTCGACGACGACGCGGCGCCGACCCGGACCACACTGCACGAGCCCGGCGCCCGGGGCGCGCTACAGGCGGTCGTCGACCTGATCGGCACCGGTGCGACGCCGAGCAAGGAGCAGCTGGCCGCGCAGGACGTGGACGAGCAGTTCATGACCGGCAAGCTGGCGATGTTCCTCAGCTCCCGGGTCGAGGTGCCGGCCCTGCGCGAGCAGCGCGGTCTCGACTTCGACGTCGCCGGCCTGCCGGTGCTGGGCAAGCCCGCATCCGTGCTGCACTCCGACGCGTACTGCGTCGCGAGCAGCTCGAAGCACCAGGACGCCGCCGCCGACTTCATCGCGTACGCCGTCGGGCAGCAGGGCCAGACCATCACCGCGCTCGGCGGCCGGACCGTGCCGTCGCTGCGGTCGGTCGCGACGTCGTCCGCGTTCCTCAGTCCGTCCCGGCCGCCCGCGTCGTCGCAGGTGTTCCTCGACGCGATCCCGCAGCTGCGGCACACGCCGGTGACGCCGTCGTGGCCGGAGGTCGAGGACGTGATCGGGAACCAGCTCCAGCGGGCGTTCCTGGACGGCGTACCGCTGGACGAGGTGCTGGCCGCGATCCGGGCCCAGGCGGACCCGCTGCTGCGGCGCCGATGA